GAAGTAATGGAGAAATTTTGAAACCCTCATACTGGTGTTGAATCGTTTCTTTCAATAAATCCCTGTCAATAGGTTCCCGCTTTTTATCCTCTATAATTTTTTCAATCACATCAGAAGTTGATGGATAATGATAAAACTCCTGAACCTTATCCTGTTGTGACACATAATCCAAAATAAGGTTGGAAAACAGGTTGGTTTGCTGAAAAGAAAGATTCGTTACTGTCATGAAAAATAATCGCTCGAATATACAAATATTCAAACGATTATTGAGCAACCCAGCCGCCGTCAACGGCAAGAGCCTGCCCGGTGGTAAAGGAAGCACCGTCCGAACACAACCAAACCACCGCTTCTGCTATTTCTTCGGGAGTACCCATTCTGCCTATCGGTTCGCCTGCCACAAATTGAGCTTCGGTCTCTTTCTGTCCGCCTGTTATACGGTCTATCATAGGTGTTTTAATCACACCCGGGCAAACGGCGTTCACCCGTATACCTGCCTTTACATATTCCAATGCAGCCGTTTTGGTCAGACCCACCACACCGTGTTTCGTCGCCACATAAGCAGGAAGTCCGGGAAATCCGACCAGTCCTGCCACAGATGCGCAATTTACAATCGCACCTTTGCCTGACTGAAGCATGTGCGGTATTTCATGCTTCATACACAACCAAATACCCTTCAGATTAATGCTGATGGTTTTATCCCAGTTTTCTTCTGTGCAGTCTGTTATGCTTCCCATAGTGCCTTCTATGCCCGCATTATTGAAAGCGTAATCCAGCCTGCCATAAGTGGATATGGTTTTATCAACCATTTCTTTTACATCCCCTATTTTTGAGACATCACATTTTACAAACAGGGCATCGGCACCGTCTGCCTTAATCAAATGTATTGTTTCATCATTTTCAACATAATCTCCAATTACCACCTTAGCTCCCCTTCTTGCAAAAGCGATAGCAGTAGCCCTGCCGATTCCAAAACTACCCCCTGTAACGATAGCAACTTTGCCTTCAAATATTTTTTCCATATCGTTGAATTTTATTGATTTAATTTACATTCCGCATTTACCATATTTTCCATTCCCTTTAATAAGGCATCCGGGTTAAAGGAAATGCTGTCAATGCCTTGTTCCACCAAAAAAGCAGCAAATGATGGGTCGTCGCTCGGCGCCTGACCACACAAACCTATCTTCACCTTATTTTCTTTGGCTGCCTTAATGACATTGGCAATCATCGCTTTAACCGCCTGATTGTTTTCATCAAACAAATCACTGATGATGGCAGAGTCTCTGTCCAGCCCTAATGTCAATTGCGTTAAATCATTGGAACCTATAGAAAATCCGTCAAAAACCTGTGCAAATTCTTTGGCTAAGATGACATTACTAGGTATTTCAGCCATTACATAAATTTCCAATCCATTATCGCCGCGTTTCAATCCATTGTCTTCCATAAGCTGCACGACTTTCTTCCCTTCCTCCACTGTCCTGCAAAACGGAATCATCAGTTTTACATTCGTCAGGCCCATATCTTCTCTCACTCTTTTCATGGCGGCACATTCCAACTCAAAACCCTCTTTATACCGAATGTTGTAATACCTGGATGCACCCCTGAATCCTATCATCGGATTTTCTTCCTTGGGTTCAAATTGTAATCCGCCGAGCAGGTTAGCATATTCATTTGTTTTAAAATCGCTCATGCGGACAATGACAGCTTTCGGATAAAAAGCGGCTGCGATTGTTGCTACAGCCTGTGACAACTTATCGACGAAATACTGTTTTTTATCAGCATACCCATAAGTCAGAGCCTCTATCTCTGATTTAGCCTTTTTATCTTCCAGTACATCAAATTTCACCAGTGCCATCGGATGCACTCTAATGGAACTGTTGATGATAAATTCGAGACGCATCAATCCGACACCTTTATTCGGATAAAAAGACAATCGAAAGGCTTTATCAGGGTCGCCTAAAATCAACATGGGTGCAGTCGCCGGCATTTGAATCGTATCGAAATCAATTTCTTTTTGCGACCATTCCAACTGTCCGTCATACACTTCTCCTGTTTTTCCGGTCGCACAACTCACGGTTACCAGTTGTCCGTCTTTAATAATTTTAGTTGCATTAACCGTACCTACGACAGCAACCGCTCCCACTTCACGGGCAACGATGGCGGCATGGCTGGTCCGTCCGCCCTTGTTCGTCACGATGGCTGCCGCCTTTTTGAGAATCGGATCCCAGTCGGGATTGGTGATATCGGTAATCAACACCTCGCCCTGCTGAAGTTTATCTGCATCTTTCGGTGAAAGCAGGATACGGGCACGCCCGCTTGCAATACCGGAACCTACCGCACTGCCTTTCACCAAAACGGTACCCTTGTCTTTCAACGCATACTCGGTGATATGTCTTTGCTTCTTTAAGGAATGTACGGTCTCCGGCCTGGCCTGTACGATAAACAACTCGTTGGTTATGCCGTCTTTTGCCCATTCTATATCCATCGGGCATTTATAATGCTGTTCAATAAGGACAGCCCAACGAGCGATGGTTTGTATTTCATCATCATTCAATACCCATTGTTTTCTTTTTTCCGAAGGCGTTTCGATATTAATGATGGTTGGGCCGACGCCTTTGGAATCTGAATATACCATCGTATTCGCTTTAGCACCCATTTTTTTGGAAAGAATGGCCATTTTCCCGGATGCCAATGTGGGTTTAAACACATAAAACTCATCGGGATTCACAGCTCCCTGAACGATATTTTCTCCCAGGCCCCAGCAGCCGGTAATCGAAATGACCTGTTCAAAACCGGATTCCGGATCAATCGTAAAACAAACCCCGGCAGAAAATAAATCGGAACGAACCATTACCTGCACGCCAACGGACAAATAGACCTTCATGTGTTCAAATCCGTTATCGTGACGGTATTTGATGGCGCGGCTGTTGAAAAGAGAAGCAAAACATTGCTGTACGGCAAGGACGACATCCTCCTCTCCTTTTCTGTTTAAAAAGGAATCGTGCTGACCGGCAAAACTGGCATTGGGCAAATCTTCTGCAGTGGCGCTGCTGCGCACGGCAACATCCAGTTCACGACCGTGCTTTTCACATAAGCCGCGGTAAAAGGCAATAATATCCGAACGCAATACATCCGGCATTTTTGCCTCTGATACAAGCTGCTTACATTTTGTGCCAATTTCATTCAGATTGGAAAATGAAACCGTATCCAGATTTTGGAGTAAATCATGAAGTGCTTTTTCCAACTGATTTTCTTTTAGGAAAAAACGGAATGCATCTGCCGTTGTGGCGAATCCATCCGGGATACGGATACCCCTATCGCCCAACGTACTGAGCATTTCTCCCAGGGAGGCATTCTTACCACCAACAATTGCAATATCTTTATTATGAATTTCAGAAAAGGGAAGAATAAATGGAGCGTACACGTTGGGTAACTTTAGTTTTACTAATTTACGCAATTCTGTCCGTTATGGTATGAAGCGGATATTAATTATCAGGATTATACACTTCTATATAACTTCACCATATAAATCAAAATCAGTGACGTCGTAGATTTTCACCTTACAAAAGTCCCCAACGCGGCAATAATTCTTCTTCGCATCTACCAATACTTCGTTATCCACTTCCGGCGAGTCAAATTCGGTTCTTCCTACAAAATAGCCCCCTTCCTTTCTGTCAATTAAGACCTTAAAAACCTGACCGGCTTTAGCCTCATTTTTTTGAAAGGAAATCTCCTGCTGGATTTGCATCAGCCTTCCGGCACGTTCTTCCTTTATCTCCTGCGGGACATCGTCTTCCAAATTGTAGGCAGCTGTATCATCTTCATGTGAATACTGGAATACACCCAAACGTTCAAACTGCATTTCCTGAACGAAATCACACAAATCCTGAAATTCTTTCTCTGTCTCGCCTGGAAATCCAACCAGCATGGTGGTGCGGATGGCAATGCCCGGAATTTTTGCACGAATCTGCCGTATCAGTTCCCTGGTTTCTTTCTGTGTAATCTGTCGTTGCATGCGTTTCAGTACATATTTATTTGCATGCTGCAGCGGAATATCCAGGTATTTGCAGACCTTGTCACAATCTCGGATAGCATCCAGGACATCCAACGGGAATTTACTCGGATATGCATAGTGCAGACGAATCCACTCGATACCTTCCACCTCATTGAGTTGATACAGCAATTTCGCCAATGCACGTTCTTTATAAATATCCAGCCCGTAATAGGTCAGCTCCTGAGCAATCAGCATGATTTCCTTAACGCCTTGTCTGGCGAGATTCTTCGCTTCCGCCACTACATCATCTATCGTTTTGGAAATATGTTTGCCACGCATCAAAGGGATGGCGCAGAACGTGCAGGTCCTGTTGCAACCTTCGGATATTTTCAGATAAGCATAATGCTGTGGTGTTGTCAGGAATCGTTCACCAATCAGTTCATGCTTATAATCGGCATTTAATTTTTCCAGCAACTGAGGCAATTCCAGTGTGCCGAAATAGGCATCCACCTGCGGAATCTCCACCTCCAAGTCATCTCTATAACGCTGTGACAAACAACCCGTCACATATAATTTATCAATTTTGCCCTTTTCTTTTTGTTTGGCATAAGACAAAATCGTATTGATGGACTCTTCCTTGGCTCTGTCGATAAATCCGCAGGTATTTACTATGATGATGTTGGCATCCTTCTTTTCAGACTGATGCTCCACTTCAAAATCATTGTGTTTGAGCTGAGCCACCAATACTTCCGAATCGACCAGGTTTTTGGAGCAGCCCAGTGTAATGACGTTGTATTTATCTTTTGTATGGGATTTTGTCTTCATGAACGGCACAAAGGTAACTAGAATAAAGTAAACTGTTCGTCATCTGTACATTAATACACTTTAAATCCTATTCGGTAAAGGCATATGGCAGTTATCTCGTTCCTCCATAACCTGAGGTGCCAATTTGACACCACAAGTTATCAAACTATTCCTTTGTAAATTGAAACATAAAATCATTAAGAAAGCTGTCAATATTTCTGGTAACTGCCCTTTTTAAATTTTTAGTTTCAGTTTCGTATAGTGCAGCCAAATCATAATCCAACATAACTTTTACTCCCTAATGGTGTGGATTCTGCTATTAATGAGTTCTGATTCCATTTGTATCATTCACTATTGAGATACAATAGAGCTACAAATTCCATAATTTTTTTTAAGAAACTGAGTTGCAATTTTTCACTACAAATTTACTCAAACAAGGTCTCAATAAATGCCTGACGGTTGAACACCTGGAGTTGTTCCATTTTCTCGCCTAAGCCAATATATTTGATGGGGATCTTAAATTCATCGGCAATACTTAATACAACTCCGCCTTTAGCAGTGCCGTCTAATTTTGTTAGAGCCAAAGCCGTGACCTGAGTGGCGGCAGAAAAATGCTTTGCCTGTTCAATGGCGTTTTGACCTGTGGAAGCATCTAATACCAATAAAACCTCATGCGGAGCATCCGGTATGACCTTTGACATTACCTTTTTAATCTTGGATAATTCGTCCATCAGTCCCTGCTTATTATGCAAACGACCCGCCGTATCCAGTATGATTACATCCACTCCCTTCGCTACGCCGGATTGCACGGTATCAAAAGCCACGGCAGCCGGGTCGCTTCCCATACTTTGTTTTACAATCTGAACACCTACCCGCTCGCTCCAGATGACAAGTTGATCCACGGCAGCTGCTCTAAAGGTATCTCCTGCGCCCAGCAAAACCTCCTTGCCTGCCTTTTTCAACTGATAGGATAATTTTCCGATGGTGGTGGTTTTACCTACTCCGTTAACACCAACAACCATAATTACGTATGGTTTTTTATCCGTCGCAGGGATAAAGTCCATTAAGTCCTTTGTATTGTTTTCTGCAAGGATATTGCCTATCTCGTCTTTCAGGATTTGATTTAATTCATTCGTGTTCAAATATTTATCCTTGGACACGCGCGCTTCCAGACGATCGATGATTTTTATGGTGGTCGGTAAACCGACATCCGATGAAATCAGAATTTCCTCCAGTTCATCCAGGAAGGCTTCATCTACCGTCGATTTACCGGCAACAGCTTTGGTAATTTTGGAAAAAAATCCCTGTTTGGTTTTCTCCAAACCTTCATTCAGCTGCTTTTCTTCCGCCTGTAATTCCTCTTCCGGTTTAGAGTTGCCAAAAATTTTATCAAAAATACCCACGGTAATAGATTATTGTGATTGTTAAGTGTTATCCCTTCATTTTATAACAAGCAGACAAATATAAACAAAAAAGCCTCTCATTCAGGAGAAGCTTTGTAAATCGGCTTATAATCAGATTATAAATCTTTTAAAGTTTGCTGCAGTAAATCTTTGTGAACCACTTTCTCTCTGAAAGTATAAGCACCTGATTTTGTTGACTTAACGGCTTTAATGATTTTCACCATATTCTTGGATTCACCCACATTTTTACCTCTGTCAACTTTCGCGTTTTTGGATACTTTTGCCATGACTTATTATTTTATTTCTTTATGAACAGTTACTTTTTTCATAATCGGATTGAATTTCTTCAACTCGATTCTTTCCGGTGTATTCTTTCTGTTTTTGGTCGTGATATAACGGGAAATTCCGCCTAACCCGGAAGTCTTATGTTCAGTACATTCTAATATGACCTGAATTCTATTGCCTTTCTTCTTTGCCATTGTTTAATAATTTAGAATCCTAATTGAATTTCGCCTTTTTTCTCTAATTCTTTCAGGTATGAATAAATGCCTTTCTTGTTGATGGTGCGAATCGCGGAAGTTGACACTTTCAACTCTATCCATCTGTCTACTTCAGGGATAAAAAAAGTCTTTTTCTGTAAATTAGGATAAAATTTTCTCTTCGTCTTGATGTTAGAGTGAGAAACACTGTTACCTGTCATTGGACCTTTACCTGATAAATCACAAAACCTTGCCATATTTTTATATTTAAAGAGGTGCAAATATCGGAAATAAATCCGATAAATCAAAACACCTTGTTCACAAATGTTTATTCTTCAAGAAATGTGAACCTGAAGGGAGTCGAACCCCTAACCTTCTCATCCGTAGTGAGATGCTCTATCCAGTTAAGCTACAGGTCCAATAAATTTGGAGTGCAAAGATAATACTAAATCTGAAGATTAAAAAAGGCTGGAATTTGAAAATGATGTTATGATAATGTATGTTTTTATTAAAGCCATACATATCTGGAAATCATTCTAACTAGTTAATTATCAGGCCATCTTTCATCATCAGTTTCTTATCAGCCTTGGCTGCCAGCAAATCGTTGTGCGTCACGATGACGAAGGTTTGGTTAAACTCCTTCTTTAAATCGAAGAATAACTGATGCAGTTCCTCGCTTCTTTCTGTATCCAGGTTGCCTGTTGGTTCATCCGCAAGGATGACCAAAGGCTTATTCATCAGAGCCCTTGCAACGGAAACCCTCTGCTGCTCTCCGCCGGATAACTCGTTCGGCTTGTGCTGCATTCTGTCTTTTAACCCCAAAAAATCCAGCAAGTCTTCAGCTCTTCTTTTTGCCTCAGACTCGTTCATTTTAGCAATAAAGGCAGGAATACAGACATTTTCCAGAGCCGAAAACTCCGGCAACAGATGATGAAACTGAAACACAAACCCCAGATACTTATTCCTGAAATCAGACAATGCCGCATCTTTTAAAGCTGCAATATCCTGCCCGTTAATCGTGACGGTTCCTTTATCTGCCTTGTCTAAAGTACCGATAATATGAAGCAATGTTGATTTTCCGGCACCGGAAGGCCCTACTATACACACCAGCTCCCCTTTCACAATATCCAGCGAAACACCTTTCAAAACATGAAGCTGATCGTACGATTTATAGATATTTTGACAGGAAATCACCGGTTATTACTATCGTGATGAAGGTTCAAAGGTTACAATTGGTGCAAAACACCCATGCGCGCTGGTTGATATCGGCTTTAATCTTGGGAAGTGAAAGCTGTACCTGTTCATTGTCCAATTCTACACTCACCCTATAAATCAGATTATCATAATCTGTAGAAATAACCGTATGGTAGCCTTTTGTTTCCGCCTGCTCTTTCATTCTTCTTGCATGTGTTTCATCAAAAAAAGCACCGACCACCACATAAGCTTTAGTGGTAGTTAAGATTATCTTTTCCGAAAGAGCAATAGTGGGTGACGCCTCCTCTTTAGCAGTCGCAACGACAGCGGCATTTGCCGGTATCTGCTCTGGCAACGGAATCTGTAGCGCTTCATTTAGTGCTGTTTCCGGCTCCGTTATCTCCGGTTCACTTACCGGTGTTACAACACGTTTCTGTTCAATTACAGGAGCTAAAGACGATTGGCTTTGATATTGACTGCCTTTATGAATATTCCATCCTAAGGAAGATACCAGGAAAGTTATGGCGATAACGGCCGTCAACCAATAAGAGATATATAATTCCTTTCGGGGTTGAACGGCATCTCCCATTTTTTCGGGGTTCATGATGCGTTGATAGTTTTCCTGAATCGCCACTTCCGCATCTTTTAATCGTTGTACCGGCTGAATGGATAAGCTTTCCAATGCAAAACTATCCAACAGATAGTTTTTGGTGAGAAAAGGCTGAAACTGGATAGTTAGATTTTCATCTAAAAACAATTTTCCTATATCTTTTAAGAGCAGGCTCTTATTCTGTTCCAGTATCACAGAACATTCTTTGCTAAAAGCCATTACCCTGGCTTCCGCTTCATTGTAGGGCAATGCATAATGGCTTGCGGCGGCATTTGTCAGTAATCCGTCATTCACCACTAACATTCTGTTGAATGCTAAATCTTTATTCGGAGGATAGATTTTTTGCTCATATAAACGCAGTTCAGCCGGATGATAATTCCCGATGAAAGCCCCAAATCCGGGGATTATGACACAATTGTGAGATAATAATAACTCCTGTATTAACTCTACCATATAGGCAAAGCTACTATTTTTTTCTGTTTTTTCAGGATAAAAATGGACATCCCGGGCTTCCATCAGCTTGCTATGTATCAGAAAGCGAGTTTCACACCTCCAATAACCTGAAACTGGTATGTGGGATATTTATAAAACCGCGGCCATTTTTGGAATCCGAGATTATTGACGTCCACAAAAACCCCAATATTTTTGGTGATAAAATAATTTGCTGACAAGTTCACGTCTATCAGTCCTTTCAGCGGATGAATGGTAGTTGTTGTCAATGGAGGAAATTCATTCGTGTTGACCTGAACTCCATTCACGTTGCTTTGTCCTGAAATATCCATGTTTACGTACAACTTGTCTTTCCAGTTATAGAAGGCTGAAAATCCGTATTTAAACCTGGGTATGTAAGACAATTCTATTGCCGTGTTCTTATTATAGATAAAATAATCAAACCAGGCTTTAGCGCCAAACTGATTGCCTTTGTTGTAGGAAATGCCAACATGCGGATTCCAGGCACTCAGGCTGGCAACACTTTGTACGTCCATTGCCATATTTTCACCGGTGGAGAACAAGGTCGTATTGACAAACTGAGCGTTCATTCTCGATCGTAAATGGCTGAAACGGAAATCGTAACCAAAGCCTTTGATACTGCCCCGCAAACCGATGATGGTTCGTGTTTCATCTATCGAGTTGCTGTAATTGGCCGTAACGATGAAGGGATTTTCCAGTGACAGATTATACATGCTGTTTATCTTTATCTGTGTTTTCCACTCATTATACATGACCAGGTAATCTTTATAAATCTGCAGTTGACTGATGATTTCAGGCAACACATAAAACCTTCTGTTGGTACTGAAAATATTAGGGCCGGCGGTCAACTGCCATATTTTGAATTTAATTCTGGCATACGGGATGGCCTGAAAGGTAAAATGGTTCTGGTTGCCCAGGAAAATTGAATCATCCTTATACGACACATTGGTTAGGTTGATTTTGCCGCCAACCGTATAATTTGACTTAATCGTATAGCCGCCATCTGCATTCACATTAATGGTGAATTCTTTCGGAGCGTGAAAAACATTTCTATTTTTTACGGTATTGAAATTCAACTCCCCGCCGTAATAGTAGGCGGCATCTTCAATTCCCCTTAATTTAACGGAACCGCCGAAGCGATTGTAGTTTGTTTTCAAAGAATCTTTAGAGAATACCATATCGGAATATCCATAAAAGTTATGCTGATTCAAGCGGTAAAAGAAATCACCGCCGATGGATGCCTTCTTCTTTATAAAATACTCTCCGAATCCTTTTATCTTCAGGTCGGTATAGTTCTGGAATTTGGTCTTATTGTGTATCGTCATCATAAAATCCACGTCCAGTCCTGCCCGGTAATTATTTTGAATGGGGTTGGTAAGAATCAATTTCAACAAAGGGGTGACGGGATAGCCAAATCCGATTTTTGCATAAAAGAACTGATTTTTCTCCGGCTTTTTTCCGGCTGATTTAATCGGTTTAATTTCTTCCGGCTGGTAATCAATTTTGCCTTTACATCCGAATACAGATAGGTTTGCGCATCCGGTTTTGTTTTCACGATATTGGGAAGATTAGGCGCAAAAGGTACTTTGTTGGATAAAATCAATATGGGCTCATAGGCCTTGACGATGGAAACCTCATCCAGTTGAGGGAGCGTATCTGTATTGTTTTGGGCGTTCACGGTGCTGAATGCGAAGAGCGAAATGCAAAAAGCTGGAATTGTATATTTTGAATGCTTCATCTGTTTTTCTTTTGGGTATTCATTAATTATTTGCCGTTTTCAAACTGCATCTCCGTTCCGTTATCTTTTAATTTGAGGTTACTGCCTTCCATTTCCTTTTGCTGGATGGCTTCCAGTTTTTGTTTTGCCTCGGCCGTTACATCATCCTCCTGCGAGTAATTATCCAGCAGATTCTGCAAGGTTGCCTTTGCCTGAAGCAGTTTCTTATCTTCCAGATAAATATCGCTCAGCAAAATAAACGTCTTACCGAGATAGTATTCATACGAAGGAAATTTATCCAGATAGTCGTTGCATTCTTTCTCAGCCTGTTTGTTATTTTTCTTCAAGTAATACATCTTCGCCAACGTATATTTGGACTCTGCGGCCTGCTCATTGTTGGCATTTTTGGTTACATACTCCAGCTCTTTCTGAGACTTATCATAATCCTTTAAGCTGAACAGGCTCATCCCTTTATAGTAAGCCATCTCCGCTTTATAAAATTCCGGAAGACCTTGCAAAACGGACACTTTTACGATGTTATCCAGACATTCCTGATACTTTTTCATAAAGAAAGATGTCCTCATCAGCCCAATCTGACATTCCCGCTTATTTTCATCCAATGTCGCTATCGACTGCAACTTGCCATAGAGTTCATAGGAACGCACATAATTTCTTAAATCATAATAATTGATGTTGGCGGCACGAGCCGTAGCACGTTCCGTAAAACGGTTCTGCGACTGATTGATAACGTACTCATACCCTTTCAGCGCATTCGGGAAATCCTGCTTGGTAAATAAACATTCTGACCTGTAAAAATTGGCCTGTAAGGCAAAGAATCCTTTTGGGAATTGTGTTACATAATCTGTGAATCCCTGTAATGCCTTATCCATATTTCCTTTAAAAAACTGGTTTTCCGCCGCTAAATAAACAATGGAATCCTGTTCTGTAGCCGTCACTTTGGAACCCGGATATTTGTTTGCAAAAGTTATATATCCGGACGGATCGCCTTTGGCAATATAGATTTCCTTGATTGCCAGCATCGCCTCGTTGGAAGCCGGTGTTGCCGGATAGTTTTGCACCACTTTCTGATACCACCTTAACGATTCGTCGTAATTATCCCTATTGAAATAAATCAACCCCAGTTTCAGATAAGCTTCGGGAATCAAATCAGATTTCGGGTTTTTCTGCATCAGCGATTTATACGTCTCGATGGCATCATTGTCATTATCCAACGCCAGGTAGGTATTTCCCGTTTGCATAATGGCATCGTCCGCAAATGCCGAATTCGGGAAACGCACCACCAGCGCCTTCATACCTGCAATCTTATCTGTATATTTTCCGCCTAGTCCGTCGATAATGGATTTTTGATACAGGGCATAATCAGCACCCTGCGCATTGGCCCGGATGATCTCATCATAATACTGGGCGGAAGATTTATACTGTTTCAGCATAAAATAACCATCTGCCAGGCGAATCACCGCATCCGGATAGACCTGCTGTTTATTGGAACTGTTGATGTCATTTTTGAGTGTGGCAATCGCTTTTGAAAAATAACTGTTGGAATTGGTGTAATCCTTTTTCTTGAAATAATTATACCCCTGCAGATAATTGCCTGTTCCTTCGTTGACCTTTTCCGAATGTTCCGGTTTTACGGATGAAGCAATGGGTAAAAATTTATTCAGCCAGCCGATAGATTTATCCAACTCACCTCTCTGGTGCGCCATGTCCGCTTTCCAGTAATAACAAAGGGCTTCAATGCTTTTGCTGTTTGGATGCTTAAGGGATTTATCAAAAAATGTTTCCGCATTGTCGAACTTATAATCGTTGTAATTCTCGACAGCTCTGT
The genomic region above belongs to Sphingobacteriales bacterium and contains:
- a CDS encoding tetratricopeptide repeat protein, with the protein product MRKIVSVSIFSFLFIVQSYTQATFKQIDILKSYKEAEELVNLGKYAVAQPLLHDFIQKYENKTLDKSSLIYADAIYLKALCEKETASPEAEKDLQYFADNFKGHPKTNNAYFHLGDLAYAKANYTDAIVFFDKVDEKALTGRDVTEFQYKRAFAYFALKKFSQSRMYFNLIASDKKHPYNEEGYYYSGLSSYYLKDYNAAYKSFQQLELSKKYGKIVPYYIASVKFINKDYKGVVDYAEPKLKENISYQNEIHHLLGSSYYELKDYDKALFYLEKYTQNAVKVMPEDYYALGYVQAQKGKCDKAIANLVELSPLQNALGQNAMFLLGQCYEKSGNKADARTAFLQAARMSFDKNIQEEAWFQYAKLSYELEYTNDALVSLKNFIQAYPKSKYLLEANELLADLFLMTRNYEEAMSIIDNLPAKSTKLLDAYQKMAYYRAVENYNDYKFDNAETFFDKSLKHPNSKSIEALCYYWKADMAHQRGELDKSIGWLNKFLPIASSVKPEHSEKVNEGTGNYLQGYNYFKKKDYTNSNSYFSKAIATLKNDINSSNKQQVYPDAVIRLADGYFMLKQYKSSAQYYDEIIRANAQGADYALYQKSIIDGLGGKYTDKIAGMKALVVRFPNSAFADDAIMQTGNTYLALDNDNDAIETYKSLMQKNPKSDLIPEAYLKLGLIYFNRDNYDESLRWYQKVVQNYPATPASNEAMLAIKEIYIAKGDPSGYITFANKYPGSKVTATEQDSIVYLAAENQFFKGNMDKALQGFTDYVTQFPKGFFALQANFYRSECLFTKQDFPNALKGYEYVINQSQNRFTERATARAANINYYDLRNYVRSYELYGKLQSIATLDENKRECQIGLMRTSFFMKKYQECLDNIVKVSVLQGLPEFYKAEMAYYKGMSLFSLKDYDKSQKELEYVTKNANNEQAAESKYTLAKMYYLKKNNKQAEKECNDYLDKFPSYEYYLGKTFILLSDIYLEDKKLLQAKATLQNLLDNYSQEDDVTAEAKQKLEAIQQKEMEGSNLKLKDNGTEMQFENGK